The following is a genomic window from Marinobacter sp. NP-4(2019).
CCTTGCTGGGACTGGCACGGTGGTCGGGTTCCTTGCTATTGGCTTGAGGGCTCAGGTTTTTTAACAGCCGCCTAGTTTACACGGGGCTCCCCGCCTTGTTAACGGAAACCCGACTTTGCTGCAAAACCGTTTTACCCTCTCTATACTGATCTGCTAGTTTCCAGCTCTTTCAGGAAACCTCTGAATAACATTCACCTTGTCAGGACAGTCGCCCGTTTCATGGATACCCGTCTGCAGATCATGACCCAGTGGGTCCGACAGATTCCCGGCCTGGAGCAGGCCTCCCCCGTTGCGGTTTCGGGAGACGCAAGTTTCCGTCGTTACTTCCGTGTCATCGGCAACAGTTCCGCTGGCCAGCGTCCGTTTATTGTTATGGATGCACCACCGGAGCATGAAGACTGCCGCCCGTTCGTGGCCATTGCCCGCCACTGGCACGCCCGGGGCGTATCGGTACCTGACGTAATAGAAGATGATCTGGAGCAGGGCTTCCTGCTACTGGAAGACTTTGGCGATCGGCTCATGCTGGGCGAGCTGACACCGGACACGGCGGAACGGCTGTACCAGGGCGCGCTGACGGAACTTCTGCGCATACAGCAGCTCACTGAGACACCGGATTACCTCCTGCCGCCCTACGACACCGCACTGCTTGACCGTGAGATGGCGTTGTTCCCCGACTGGCTGCTGACCCGCAAGCTGGGGTTTGACCTGTCGAACGGGGAACGGGCAATGCTGGATACCAGCTTTGCCTACTTACGGGAATCCGCGCTTGCCCAGCCGGAAGTCACCGTGCACCGGGATTATCATTCCCGCAATCTCCTGGTCCGTCCCGACACCGACCTTCCCGGAGTGATCGATTTTCAGGATGCCGTGCGTGGACCGGTGACCTACGATCTGGTTTCCCTGCTAAAGGATTGTTACATCCGCTGGCCGGAGGCGGACATTGCCCGCTGGGTGGAACACTACCGTCAGATCAGTCTGGCCGCGGGACTGCATAAGGCCGACCGGGATACGTTCCGGCAATGGTTTGAACTGATGGGCATGCAACGGCACCTGAAAGCCTCCGGCATCTTCGCGCGCCTGTCCCTCCGCGATGGCAAGGATGGCTACCTGGCCGATATTCCCCGTACTGTCTACTACCTGATCGAAGCCAGTGCCAGACAGGGCGCCCTGCGACACTTCCACGAATGGTTATCGGACACCGTGATGCCAAGAATTGAGCAGGTGATCGGCCCGGCACCTTCGAACGCCACGGAGAAGGAGTTACCGTGAAGGCGATGATCCTCGCCGCCGGCAAGGGTGAACGTATGCGACCACTGACGCTCACCACCCCCAAGCCTTTGCTGGAAGCCGGTGGAAGCCCCCTGATCGTTCACCATCTGCAACATCTGAGGCGCGCCGGCTTTGAACAGGTGGTCATCAACCATGCCTGGCTCGGCGACCAGATTGAGTCCGCTCTGGATGACGGCAACCGGTTTGGTTTATGCATTGAGTACTCGCGGGAAGACTCGCCGCTGGAAACCGCTGGCGGCATCGTTAAGGCCCTGCCCATGCTGGTCGCCGGCGGTGACGACTGGTTCCTGGTCATCAATGGGGACATCTGGTGCGACTTTGACCTGACCCGCCTGACACCCCCCGAGGACGCCGACGCCCTGCTGGTACTCACCGACAACCCTGGCCATAATCCCGGAGGCGACTTCCACCTTCGCGACGATGGCCATGCAACCTCCGACGGAGGCGACAAACTGACGTTCTCCGGTATCAGCCTGCTTCATCGGCGCCTGTTCGAAGGGCTACCTCAAGGGCCCCGAAAGCTGGCACCGATCCTGCGCACGGCGATGACCGAGAACCGGGTCCGGGGCATACGTCACGAAGGGGCCTGGATGGACATCGGCACCCCCGACCGCTTGCGCCAACTGGACAGCCTGCTCCGCGCGGAGCCAGGGGTAGACCATGGCAGCAAATGATCGCGACAACATGTTGCCCGCCCGGCTCGAGGCCGAGTTTTCCGTACTATTGAAAGAGCTGTCCTCCTGCGGACACCAGGCCAGCGAGTTGATCACGCGAACCGGTCTCCCCGGGTGGAGCCTCCGTAGCCTGTTCTTCTTCCTGGGTTATATCGCCAAGTCCGAGGGGCGTGTCACCGAAGCCGATATCGGCTTTGCTGAATCCCTGATGAAAGCACTGAAACTGTCACGACGCCAGCGGCGTAAGGCCATCCACTGGTTCCAGAAAGGCAAGAGTGCCAAGGACCTGCCAGCCTTAAGGGCGCTGAGACTGCGACTGGTGCACTATCTGTGGCCTTCACCCGCGCTGCGGGTTGCTATTTGTCTATGCCACGCCGCCCAACTTCAGGGCAAACCTCGCAAGCCCCGCCGTTATCGCTGCGAGGACGCCATCGACCAACTCGGACTGCCGGTCAAAGTCAGTGACGATATTCTCGAGAGCTACGCCTGCAAGGTCTGGATCACGCAACCGGAAAGCCAGCCCCAACCCACCAGCTATGAACAGGCCTGCCAGTTGCTGGGCGTCACCCGGCGCGAACCGCTGGAAGGCATCAAGCGTGCCTACCGCAAGAAAGTGTCGGAATGCCACCCGGACAAGCTTGCGCAGCAGGCCCTTAACGCCGTTGAAAAGGCTCGGGCCAAAGAT
Proteins encoded in this region:
- a CDS encoding aminoglycoside phosphotransferase family protein, coding for MDTRLQIMTQWVRQIPGLEQASPVAVSGDASFRRYFRVIGNSSAGQRPFIVMDAPPEHEDCRPFVAIARHWHARGVSVPDVIEDDLEQGFLLLEDFGDRLMLGELTPDTAERLYQGALTELLRIQQLTETPDYLLPPYDTALLDREMALFPDWLLTRKLGFDLSNGERAMLDTSFAYLRESALAQPEVTVHRDYHSRNLLVRPDTDLPGVIDFQDAVRGPVTYDLVSLLKDCYIRWPEADIARWVEHYRQISLAAGLHKADRDTFRQWFELMGMQRHLKASGIFARLSLRDGKDGYLADIPRTVYYLIEASARQGALRHFHEWLSDTVMPRIEQVIGPAPSNATEKELP
- the murU gene encoding N-acetylmuramate alpha-1-phosphate uridylyltransferase MurU, encoding MKAMILAAGKGERMRPLTLTTPKPLLEAGGSPLIVHHLQHLRRAGFEQVVINHAWLGDQIESALDDGNRFGLCIEYSREDSPLETAGGIVKALPMLVAGGDDWFLVINGDIWCDFDLTRLTPPEDADALLVLTDNPGHNPGGDFHLRDDGHATSDGGDKLTFSGISLLHRRLFEGLPQGPRKLAPILRTAMTENRVRGIRHEGAWMDIGTPDRLRQLDSLLRAEPGVDHGSK
- a CDS encoding molecular chaperone DjlA; protein product: MAANDRDNMLPARLEAEFSVLLKELSSCGHQASELITRTGLPGWSLRSLFFFLGYIAKSEGRVTEADIGFAESLMKALKLSRRQRRKAIHWFQKGKSAKDLPALRALRLRLVHYLWPSPALRVAICLCHAAQLQGKPRKPRRYRCEDAIDQLGLPVKVSDDILESYACKVWITQPESQPQPTSYEQACQLLGVTRREPLEGIKRAYRKKVSECHPDKLAQQALNAVEKARAKDRLLRYQQAWELIRRHHAQS